One stretch of Microcebus murinus isolate Inina chromosome 12, M.murinus_Inina_mat1.0, whole genome shotgun sequence DNA includes these proteins:
- the IFNK gene encoding interferon kappa: MVDNSQICRFFQYLYAELLIILEKKKKSRPKPDMIQKCLWRALLVGLCITGILCLNCNLLNVHLRRVTWQNLRLLSSMSNSFPEECLRENKAFELPQEILSHTQSLQGDLKEAFYEMSIQAFNIFSRYIFESTWKQKHLKEIQIRLHQQAEYLKQCLEEEENENEDIKEDEMKHPGARVPQVNILELWRYFNRIVNFLKEKKYSHCAWEIVQVEMRRCLYFLHKFTALLRRK, encoded by the coding sequence ctcgaaaaaaaaaaaaaatcacgccCAAAGCCTGACATGATTCAAAAGTGTTTGTGGCGAGCACTCCTCGTGGGTCTTTGCATTACTGGCATCCTCTGTCTCAACTGTAACTTGCTGAATGTTCACCTGAGGAGAGTCACCTGGCAAAATCTGAGACTTCTGAGCAGTATGAGCAATTCATTTCCTGAGGAATGTCTACGAGAAAACAAAGCTTTTGAGTTGCCCCAAGAGATTCTATCACACACCCAGTCTCTGCAAGGGGACCTCAAGGAGGCCTTCTATGAAATGTCCATACAGGCCTTCAACATCTTCAGTCGATACATTTTTGAATCCACTTGGAAACAGAAACACCTGAAAGAAATCCAAATACGACTTCATCAGCAGGCGGAGTACCTCAAACAATGCttggaggaagaagagaatgaaaacGAAGACATAAAAGAAGATGAGATGAAACACCCAGGAGCTAGGGTCCCCCAGGTGAACATCCTAGAACTCTGGAGATATTTCAACAGGATAGTCAatttcctgaaagaaaagaaatacagtcaCTGTGCCTGGGAGATTGTACAAGTAGAAATGAGAAGATGTCTCTACTTCCTTCACAAATTCACAGCACTACTCAGGAGAAAATAa